The Mycolicibacterium smegmatis genome has a window encoding:
- a CDS encoding ISL3-like element IS1096 family transposase — protein MPDATGRAGFACADLTTFCRLDELGLEVTGQRLDPDRAVLACRVADEDRWCRRCGEEGVVRDSVTRTLAHEPFGWRPTALLVTIRRYRCAGCAHVWRQDASAAAEPRARLSRRALRWALEALVCQHLSVARVAEALAVSWNTANNAVLAEGQRVLIADPARFDGVAVIGVDEHVWRHTRRGDKYVTVIIDLTPVRDGTGPARLLDMVEGRSKKAFADWLAQRPQEWRDRVDVVAMDGFSGFKTAATEELPDAATVMDPFHVVRLAGNALDECRRRVQLATCGHRGRSTDPLYRSRRTLHTGADLLTDRQKARLAALFAANAHAEIEATWAMYQRTVAAYREPDRTKGRTMMAALITTLSTGVPTSLTELITLGRTLKKRAADVLAYFDRPGTSNGPTEAINGRLEHLRGSALGFRNLTNYIARSLLETGGFRTQLRQPRR, from the coding sequence GTGCCTGACGCTACCGGTCGGGCGGGCTTCGCCTGCGCTGACCTGACGACTTTCTGCCGCCTCGACGAGCTCGGGTTGGAGGTGACCGGCCAACGCCTCGACCCTGATCGGGCCGTGCTGGCGTGCCGGGTCGCCGATGAGGATCGGTGGTGCCGCCGCTGCGGCGAAGAAGGCGTTGTACGTGACAGCGTGACTCGCACGTTGGCTCATGAACCGTTCGGGTGGCGACCCACGGCTTTGCTGGTCACGATCCGCCGTTACCGTTGCGCCGGCTGCGCTCATGTGTGGCGCCAGGATGCCAGCGCCGCAGCCGAACCGCGGGCCAGGCTGTCCCGGCGTGCTCTGCGGTGGGCGCTGGAAGCCCTTGTCTGCCAACACCTGTCGGTGGCCCGGGTCGCCGAGGCGCTTGCGGTGTCGTGGAACACTGCCAACAACGCCGTGCTCGCCGAAGGTCAGCGGGTGCTCATCGCCGATCCGGCCCGGTTCGATGGCGTCGCGGTGATCGGCGTCGATGAGCACGTGTGGCGGCACACTCGCCGCGGCGACAAGTACGTCACCGTCATCATCGATCTCACGCCCGTGCGTGACGGGACCGGCCCCGCACGGCTGCTCGACATGGTGGAGGGCCGCTCCAAGAAGGCGTTCGCCGACTGGCTGGCACAGCGGCCACAGGAGTGGCGTGATCGTGTGGACGTTGTTGCCATGGACGGGTTCTCCGGGTTCAAGACCGCCGCCACCGAAGAACTGCCTGACGCGGCCACGGTGATGGACCCCTTCCACGTGGTCCGCCTGGCCGGCAACGCCCTCGACGAGTGCCGACGCCGCGTGCAGCTGGCCACCTGCGGGCACCGCGGCCGCAGCACCGACCCGCTCTACCGATCGCGACGCACCCTGCACACCGGGGCCGACCTGCTCACCGACCGCCAGAAAGCCCGACTGGCCGCACTGTTCGCCGCCAACGCGCACGCCGAGATCGAGGCCACCTGGGCGATGTATCAACGCACCGTGGCCGCCTACCGCGAACCAGACCGCACCAAGGGCCGCACCATGATGGCTGCACTGATCACCACGCTGAGCACAGGCGTCCCCACGTCGCTGACCGAGCTGATCACCCTCGGGCGGACACTGAAGAAGCGTGCCGCCGACGTCCTGGCCTACTTCGACCGCCCCGGCACCTCCAACGGGCCGACCGAAGCGATCAACGGCCGCCTCGAACACCTGCGCGGATCCGCCCTGGGCTTCCGCAACCTCACCAACTACATCGCCCGGTCCCTGCTCGAGACCGGAGGCTTCCGAACCCAGCTCCGTCAACCTCGGCGGTGA
- a CDS encoding plasmid pRiA4b ORF-3 family protein, with product MSGGSVDLALLQKLMADAGRNVFAGMFDEPTPEVRAVPDRARGFRVRVDLMYAKPPIWRRLDLPGDLMLDELHVVLQVVMGWQDSHLHKFGVGADRRTRAYFVTGFDLSEGDDGVVEDSVRLDQVVSDKGERLFYDYDFGDGWDHVLVVEDVFDDPPPAAVCLTGKMACPPEDCGGLGGYEELAAWVRGGYDPRETPMGLGAQEMRDWLPRGWHPDRFSVAETNDALAALNTR from the coding sequence GTGTCCGGGGGCAGTGTGGACCTGGCGTTGCTGCAGAAGCTAATGGCCGACGCTGGTCGGAACGTGTTCGCGGGAATGTTCGATGAGCCGACGCCCGAGGTGCGGGCGGTGCCGGATCGTGCGCGGGGCTTCCGGGTGCGCGTCGACCTGATGTACGCCAAGCCGCCGATCTGGCGTCGGCTGGACCTGCCGGGCGACCTCATGCTCGATGAGCTCCATGTTGTGCTGCAGGTCGTTATGGGCTGGCAGGACAGTCATCTGCATAAGTTCGGTGTCGGGGCGGACCGGCGGACCCGTGCCTACTTCGTCACCGGGTTTGATCTCAGCGAAGGCGACGACGGTGTCGTCGAGGACAGCGTGCGCCTCGATCAGGTGGTGTCCGATAAGGGCGAGCGGTTGTTCTACGATTACGACTTCGGCGACGGATGGGACCACGTGCTCGTGGTCGAAGACGTTTTCGATGATCCGCCCCCGGCTGCGGTGTGTCTGACGGGAAAGATGGCCTGTCCGCCGGAGGACTGTGGTGGCCTGGGCGGCTATGAGGAGTTGGCTGCGTGGGTTCGCGGCGGGTACGACCCGCGGGAAACGCCGATGGGACTCGGTGCGCAGGAGATGAGGGACTGGCTGCCCCGGGGCTGGCACCCCGACCGTTTCTCGGTGGCCGAGACCAATGACGCTCTGGCCGCGTTGAACACGCGTTGA
- a CDS encoding DUF6086 family protein — translation MSYVFDVGDDTVWSPALRVGDLYVRFLTQLGDHFGLPTGLSAMASDYYYIDPATFETFVRKVFEENFRSSHQVGRAMVESVLAPSIVILDRINRPVSASTPEQREFLEKARALSMAR, via the coding sequence GTGAGCTACGTCTTCGACGTCGGTGATGACACCGTGTGGAGTCCCGCTTTACGCGTCGGCGATCTATACGTGCGGTTCCTCACTCAACTCGGCGATCACTTCGGCCTCCCCACTGGACTAAGCGCGATGGCTTCGGATTACTACTACATTGACCCCGCCACCTTCGAGACGTTTGTGCGGAAAGTTTTCGAGGAGAATTTCCGCAGCTCCCATCAGGTAGGGCGCGCAATGGTGGAGTCCGTACTCGCACCGTCGATCGTTATCCTTGACCGTATCAACCGACCGGTCTCGGCCAGCACGCCCGAGCAACGTGAATTTCTGGAAAAAGCGCGCGCCTTATCGATGGCACGTTAA
- a CDS encoding IS1380-like element ISMsm3 family transposase translates to MKSIAAASRVKVSADGHGVVSHAGMGLLRELADRTGLSAQVTGALADTYRGPWTYAPGEVFADLAAAVADGADCIDGVGQLCGDREHAFGAKASTTTMWRLVDERIDAAHLPAVRAARASARAAAWAAGAAPEPGGWLHIDIDATVVIDHSDNKHGATPTWKKTFGHHPLLAFLDRPEIAGGEALAGLLRSGNAGSNTASDHIIVLAQALAALPAPWRPDSSRGGDPDRPQVLVRCDTAGATHRFADACREQGVGFSFGYPVDARVQDAADTLNLAEGWYPAIDTDGGIRDGAWVAEATTLVNLNSWPPGTRLILRKERPHPGAQLRFTDTDGMRVTAFITDTPTGVVAGQVAGLELRHRQHARVEDRIRELKNTGLRNLPCHGFWANAAWLEIVLAATDLVTWARLIGFTSDPTLARAEIATFRYRVLHVAARITRGARQLRLRIDATWRWASAIATAWQHLRTAFG, encoded by the coding sequence GTGAAGAGTATCGCGGCCGCATCGCGGGTGAAAGTGTCAGCCGACGGCCACGGGGTCGTGTCGCACGCCGGGATGGGCCTACTGCGGGAACTGGCCGACCGGACCGGCCTATCAGCGCAGGTCACCGGCGCTTTGGCCGACACCTACCGCGGGCCGTGGACCTACGCACCCGGCGAGGTGTTCGCCGATCTGGCCGCGGCGGTCGCCGACGGCGCGGACTGCATTGACGGGGTCGGCCAACTGTGCGGCGACCGTGAGCACGCGTTCGGCGCGAAAGCCTCCACGACCACGATGTGGCGGCTGGTCGATGAGCGCATCGACGCCGCACACCTGCCTGCGGTGCGCGCGGCCCGCGCCAGCGCGCGGGCGGCGGCCTGGGCCGCCGGTGCGGCCCCCGAACCGGGTGGCTGGCTGCACATCGACATCGACGCCACCGTGGTGATCGATCACTCCGACAACAAACACGGCGCGACGCCGACCTGGAAGAAAACGTTCGGACACCATCCGCTGCTGGCGTTCCTGGACCGCCCCGAGATCGCCGGCGGGGAAGCCCTGGCCGGGCTGCTGCGCAGCGGCAACGCGGGCTCCAACACCGCCAGCGACCACATCATCGTCCTGGCCCAGGCGCTGGCAGCGCTGCCCGCGCCGTGGCGGCCCGACTCGAGTCGTGGCGGTGATCCCGACCGGCCCCAGGTGCTGGTGCGTTGCGACACCGCCGGAGCCACCCACCGATTCGCCGACGCCTGCCGCGAGCAGGGAGTCGGATTCTCCTTCGGCTACCCCGTCGACGCCCGCGTCCAGGACGCCGCCGACACCCTCAACCTTGCCGAGGGCTGGTACCCGGCCATCGACACCGACGGCGGCATCCGTGACGGCGCCTGGGTCGCCGAGGCCACCACCTTGGTCAACCTCAACAGCTGGCCGCCGGGCACCCGGCTGATCCTGCGCAAGGAGAGACCGCATCCCGGCGCCCAGCTGCGGTTCACCGACACCGACGGAATGCGCGTCACCGCGTTCATCACCGACACACCCACCGGTGTCGTGGCCGGCCAAGTCGCCGGCCTGGAGTTGCGGCACCGCCAGCACGCCCGCGTCGAGGACCGCATCCGCGAACTCAAGAACACCGGCCTACGCAACCTGCCGTGTCACGGCTTCTGGGCCAACGCCGCCTGGCTCGAGATCGTCCTGGCCGCCACCGACCTGGTCACCTGGGCACGGCTCATCGGATTCACCAGTGATCCGACGCTGGCCCGCGCCGAGATCGCCACGTTCCGCTACCGCGTGCTGCACGTCGCAGCCCGCATCACCCGCGGCGCCCGCCAACTCCGGCTGCGCATCGACGCCACCTGGCGCTGGGCATCGGCGATCGCCACCGCCTGGCAACACCTGCGCACCGCCTTCGGATAA
- a CDS encoding helix-turn-helix domain-containing protein has product MQIKTMGDVGALVRSARTARGMTQADLAQRLRISRDWVVRLEKGHPRLEAQRVIDALRVAGVSLEATVADTQGSGPRKRVRKTSVQKPAPTSKAPDPFDALFGTSQD; this is encoded by the coding sequence ATGCAGATCAAGACCATGGGCGACGTCGGTGCACTTGTTCGCTCCGCTCGAACCGCACGCGGGATGACGCAGGCGGACCTTGCCCAGCGGTTGCGCATCAGCCGGGATTGGGTCGTCCGACTCGAGAAAGGCCACCCTCGGCTTGAGGCGCAACGTGTGATTGACGCGCTGCGTGTCGCCGGCGTGAGCCTAGAGGCGACCGTGGCTGATACGCAGGGGAGTGGTCCGCGTAAACGGGTCCGAAAGACCAGTGTTCAGAAGCCCGCGCCTACCTCGAAGGCGCCAGACCCCTTCGACGCACTGTTTGGCACTAGCCAGGATTGA
- a CDS encoding DUF2786 domain-containing protein translates to MSRRNRQKRAAKQKDRRRASSRQGRWNTAPEYDRVAVLDHLIARLHHCAMCPDHDAESHATELLDECRDWAHDLDVAADGAMAVAIGGAWQAGWAPNDLHEFARRRLDASSAGYLAEAIVLESRQYASTALHPRWRAEVAALSAGGIPDAPQMWGWASRQGVHHRTALTVVLKVLRFLGTLPILEPLLPLPGAAQHVASVAANEADAKVLSRVRGLLAKAEATEFTEEAEALSAKAQELMSRYSLHHAIRDHQRNDAMEAVARRIWIDNPYVVAKSALVQSVATANRCRMVCAEKIGFVAVIGADCDVDFVELLSTSLLVQANRAMLAAGRGTNGRQTRTRSFRQSFLLSYAARIGERLTATSATVATEMDRDALLPVLAARSQATDDLTDRLFPTTVPRELSVSNGAGWLAGRTAADLALLDVHRPIAG, encoded by the coding sequence ATGAGCCGCCGCAATCGCCAAAAACGCGCCGCCAAGCAGAAGGATCGCCGGCGCGCGTCGTCCCGACAGGGACGCTGGAACACCGCTCCCGAGTACGACCGTGTCGCCGTACTCGACCATCTCATCGCACGGTTGCACCACTGCGCGATGTGTCCTGACCACGACGCCGAATCCCATGCCACCGAACTGCTCGACGAGTGTCGCGACTGGGCGCACGATCTCGATGTCGCCGCCGATGGTGCCATGGCCGTCGCCATCGGCGGGGCGTGGCAGGCAGGTTGGGCGCCGAATGATCTGCATGAGTTCGCTCGTCGCCGTCTCGACGCATCGAGCGCCGGCTACCTCGCCGAGGCAATCGTTCTCGAGTCCCGCCAATATGCCTCCACCGCACTGCATCCGCGATGGCGCGCGGAGGTTGCGGCGTTGTCCGCCGGCGGAATCCCAGACGCTCCCCAAATGTGGGGCTGGGCAAGCAGACAAGGTGTCCACCATCGCACGGCATTGACGGTGGTGCTGAAGGTGCTGCGGTTCCTCGGAACCCTGCCGATCCTGGAACCATTGCTTCCACTGCCAGGCGCCGCCCAGCACGTGGCTTCCGTCGCTGCGAACGAGGCCGACGCCAAAGTGCTCAGCCGGGTGCGCGGGCTGCTGGCCAAGGCAGAGGCCACCGAGTTCACCGAAGAAGCAGAAGCGCTTTCGGCCAAGGCCCAAGAGCTGATGAGCAGATACTCACTGCACCATGCGATTCGGGACCACCAACGCAACGATGCGATGGAGGCCGTTGCCCGGCGGATCTGGATCGACAATCCCTACGTCGTTGCGAAGTCGGCACTGGTGCAGTCCGTGGCAACGGCCAACCGGTGTCGCATGGTGTGCGCGGAGAAGATCGGATTCGTCGCGGTCATCGGTGCCGACTGCGATGTGGATTTCGTTGAGCTGCTGTCCACCTCGCTCCTGGTGCAGGCCAACCGGGCGATGCTGGCGGCCGGCCGTGGGACCAACGGCCGGCAGACCCGGACACGCTCGTTCCGCCAGTCTTTTCTTCTGTCCTACGCCGCTCGTATCGGTGAACGCCTCACGGCCACCTCAGCGACGGTGGCCACGGAGATGGATCGCGACGCGTTGCTTCCGGTTCTGGCCGCACGTAGCCAGGCCACCGATGACCTGACCGATCGACTGTTTCCCACCACAGTTCCCCGCGAATTGTCGGTATCCAACGGCGCAGGATGGTTGGCCGGACGCACCGCAGCCGACCTTGCACTGTTGGATGTTCATCGACCGATCGCGGGGTGA
- a CDS encoding formylglycine-generating enzyme family protein — protein MLTELVALDGGTFRMGSQDFYPEEAPVHEVSVAPFSIERHPVTNAQFAEFVAATGYVTVAEQELDPAAFPGVPADELVPGALVFQPTEGPVNLRDWRQWWTWVPGACWKHPKGPGSSIDDVPDHPVVQVAYPDAAAYAAWAGRRLPTEAEWEYAARAGATTVYAWGDDVRPDGQLMANTWQGRFPYRNDGALGWTGTSPVGAFPPNGFGLVDMIGNVWEWTSTRYTPRHSRRPEVSGCCPAPGGDPSIHQTLKGGSHLCAPEYCHRYRPAARSSQSQDSATTHIGFRCVAG, from the coding sequence ATGCTCACCGAACTGGTCGCCCTTGACGGCGGCACTTTCCGCATGGGATCGCAGGACTTCTATCCCGAGGAAGCACCCGTGCACGAGGTCAGCGTCGCGCCGTTCTCGATCGAGCGTCATCCCGTCACCAACGCACAGTTCGCGGAGTTCGTCGCCGCCACCGGGTATGTCACGGTCGCCGAACAGGAACTCGACCCGGCCGCGTTCCCGGGCGTGCCCGCCGACGAGCTGGTGCCCGGCGCCCTGGTGTTCCAGCCCACCGAGGGGCCGGTGAACCTGCGGGACTGGCGGCAGTGGTGGACGTGGGTGCCCGGCGCGTGCTGGAAGCACCCGAAAGGACCCGGATCGTCGATCGACGACGTGCCGGATCACCCGGTGGTGCAGGTCGCCTACCCCGACGCCGCGGCGTACGCGGCCTGGGCCGGTCGCCGGCTGCCCACCGAGGCGGAGTGGGAGTACGCCGCGCGGGCGGGCGCGACGACCGTCTACGCGTGGGGGGACGACGTGCGGCCCGATGGGCAGTTGATGGCCAACACCTGGCAGGGGCGGTTCCCGTACCGCAACGACGGGGCCCTGGGCTGGACGGGCACGTCACCGGTCGGCGCGTTCCCGCCGAACGGGTTCGGCCTGGTCGACATGATCGGCAACGTGTGGGAGTGGACCTCGACCCGGTACACGCCCCGGCACAGCCGGCGCCCGGAGGTGTCCGGATGCTGCCCCGCACCGGGCGGGGACCCGTCGATCCATCAGACGCTCAAGGGTGGCTCACACCTGTGCGCCCCGGAGTACTGCCACCGCTATCGGCCCGCGGCACGCTCGTCGCAGTCGCAGGACAGCGCCACCACGCACATCGGTTTCCGCTGCGTCGCGGGCTGA
- a CDS encoding GntR family transcriptional regulator, giving the protein MTRRPHIPPKDFPRPATREYAGTRADAARWARDVLRGKILDGVYGGLAAARPMLPPENELAAEFGVSRNAIREALELLRGEGLITRVQGAGTFVTGAKLSQRIDRLEGLAESLAGHQLPVENTVLSVRESVASPFVAAKLQLPEGAPILFIERLRSVGGVPLSLDTTSLRLGAVSVDDNLDRQDVFALIERELGMRLGWAEMTVESVSADADTAKLLQIRSGAPLLLLHRLTHLEDGTPFDFETVRYRGDRCTLMTTAARGVDEPPQAPQEPPQ; this is encoded by the coding sequence ATGACCCGGCGCCCCCACATCCCGCCAAAGGACTTCCCCCGTCCTGCGACGCGCGAGTACGCCGGCACCCGGGCCGATGCGGCCCGGTGGGCCCGTGACGTGCTGCGCGGCAAGATCCTCGACGGCGTCTACGGCGGGCTGGCCGCAGCCCGCCCCATGCTGCCGCCCGAGAACGAACTGGCCGCCGAGTTCGGCGTCAGCCGCAACGCGATCCGCGAAGCGCTCGAGCTGCTGCGCGGCGAGGGGCTGATCACGCGTGTGCAAGGCGCGGGCACGTTCGTCACCGGCGCCAAACTGAGCCAGCGCATCGACCGCCTCGAAGGTCTCGCCGAATCCCTTGCGGGACACCAACTGCCCGTGGAGAACACGGTGTTGTCGGTGCGTGAGTCGGTGGCATCGCCGTTCGTCGCGGCCAAACTCCAACTGCCCGAGGGCGCGCCGATCCTGTTCATCGAACGGTTGCGCTCGGTCGGCGGGGTGCCGCTGTCGCTGGACACGACCTCGCTGCGGCTCGGCGCGGTCAGCGTCGACGACAACCTCGACCGACAGGACGTCTTCGCGCTGATCGAGCGGGAACTCGGGATGCGCCTGGGCTGGGCCGAGATGACCGTCGAATCGGTGTCCGCCGACGCCGATACCGCCAAACTTCTGCAAATCCGTTCCGGTGCACCGCTGTTGTTGCTGCACCGGCTCACCCATCTCGAAGACGGCACCCCGTTCGACTTCGAGACCGTGCGGTACCGCGGTGACCGCTGCACGCTGATGACCACCGCCGCCCGGGGAGTCGACGAGCCACCCCAGGCCCCGCAAGAGCCGCCACAGTAG
- a CDS encoding arylsulfatase — MPEKPNIVYFHVDNLGMGELGCYGGGMLRGADTVRMDAFAAESLKLTHFVVEPQCTPTRSALMTGRYPIRSGNHTIALGGNGGGIVSWERTMGDILSEAGYATACFGKWHIGAEDGRWPTDHGFDEWYGPARTYDECLWPDDPWYDGERDGYSYMYEGTKADGIHATDQQLTVKLKGEVDAEYDRRAKAFMKRSVEADKPFFLYHNHSLMHFPMEVREEFKGKSTNGQWGDSLLMLDHDFGSILDYLTELGIDDNTIVIMAGDNGAEDHLAGRGTAGFFDGSYFSSAEGGIRTPCLIRWPGKVVPRESNEMVHVTDMFPTLLRWVGCDIPDDRIIDGIDQRDFFSGAEESNRDGCMVWLNEELHAVKWSQFKINFKRQQHFHDPEVPLGFARITNLLEDPKEREPVNQTWVRWWVMQHAYRFIQEFEASVEKEQLIPAGAPLDFVPTRNP, encoded by the coding sequence ATGCCCGAAAAACCCAACATCGTGTATTTCCACGTCGACAACCTGGGAATGGGCGAGCTCGGCTGCTACGGCGGCGGCATGCTCCGCGGCGCCGACACCGTCCGCATGGACGCGTTCGCCGCCGAATCGCTGAAGCTCACACACTTCGTCGTCGAACCGCAGTGCACACCGACCCGCTCGGCGCTGATGACCGGCCGGTACCCGATCCGGTCGGGCAACCACACCATCGCCCTCGGTGGCAACGGCGGCGGCATCGTGTCCTGGGAACGCACCATGGGCGACATCCTGTCCGAAGCCGGCTACGCCACAGCCTGTTTCGGCAAGTGGCACATCGGGGCCGAGGACGGCCGGTGGCCGACCGATCACGGATTCGACGAGTGGTACGGGCCGGCCCGCACCTACGACGAATGCCTGTGGCCCGACGACCCGTGGTACGACGGCGAGCGCGACGGCTACTCCTACATGTACGAGGGCACCAAGGCCGACGGCATCCACGCCACCGACCAGCAGCTCACTGTCAAGCTCAAAGGTGAGGTGGACGCCGAATATGACCGGCGCGCAAAGGCGTTCATGAAGCGCAGCGTCGAGGCCGACAAGCCGTTCTTCTTGTACCACAACCACTCGCTCATGCACTTCCCGATGGAGGTGCGCGAGGAGTTCAAGGGCAAGAGCACCAACGGCCAATGGGGCGATTCGCTGCTGATGCTCGACCACGACTTCGGCAGCATCCTCGACTACCTGACGGAACTCGGCATCGACGACAACACCATCGTCATCATGGCCGGCGACAACGGCGCCGAAGATCACCTGGCCGGGCGCGGCACGGCAGGCTTCTTCGACGGGTCCTATTTCAGCTCGGCCGAGGGCGGCATCCGCACACCGTGTCTCATCCGCTGGCCGGGCAAGGTCGTCCCGCGCGAGAGCAACGAAATGGTGCACGTCACCGACATGTTCCCGACGCTGCTGCGCTGGGTCGGGTGCGACATTCCGGACGACCGCATCATCGACGGCATCGATCAACGGGACTTCTTCAGCGGGGCAGAGGAATCCAACCGCGACGGCTGCATGGTGTGGCTCAACGAAGAACTGCACGCCGTGAAGTGGTCACAGTTCAAGATCAACTTCAAGCGGCAGCAGCACTTCCACGATCCAGAGGTCCCGCTGGGCTTCGCCCGCATCACCAACCTCCTCGAAGACCCCAAGGAACGCGAACCCGTCAACCAGACCTGGGTGCGGTGGTGGGTCATGCAGCACGCCTACCGGTTCATCCAGGAGTTCGAAGCCAGCGTCGAGAAAGAACAACTGATCCCGGCCGGCGCACCGCTCGATTTCGTCCCCACCCGCAACCCGTAG
- the gyrB gene encoding DNA topoisomerase (ATP-hydrolyzing) subunit B, whose translation MSTTNYDAGSITILEGLDVVRKRPGMYIGSTSERGLHHMVWEVVDNGVDEAMAGHATRVDVTLLADGGVQVCDDGRGIPVAMHETGIPTVDVVMTQLHAGGKFDSESYQVSGGLHGVGVSVVNALSKRLEVDIHRDGHEWHQHYDHSVPATLTRGNPSARTGTTVRFWADPDVFETTTYSAETIARRLQEMAFLNKGLILTLTDQRDPDPQTRTFHHPGGLIDYVTHINRVKDAIQPSIIAFDGAGPGHEVEIAMQWNAGYSESVHTFANTINTHEGGTHEEGFRAALTSVVNRYAKDKKLLKDKDPNLTGDDIREGLAAVISVKVAEPQFEGQTKTKLGNAAIRSFVQKVCHEQLTHWFEANPVEAKVIITKVASSAQARIAARKARELVRRKSATDIGGLPGKLADCRSTDPSKSELYVVEGDSAGGSAKSGRDSMFQAILPLRGKIINVEKARIDRVLKNTEVQSIITALGTGIHDEFDISKLRYHKIVLMADADVDGQHISTLLLTLLFRFMKPLVENGHIFLAQPPLYKLKWQRSEPEFAYSDRERDGLLEAGRAAGKKINVDDGIQRYKGLGEMDAKELWETTMDPSVRVLRQVTLDDAAAADELFSILMGDDVEARRGFITRNAKDIRFLDI comes from the coding sequence ATGTCCACCACCAACTACGACGCCGGATCCATCACGATCCTCGAAGGCCTCGACGTCGTCCGCAAACGTCCGGGCATGTACATCGGCTCCACCAGCGAGCGCGGCCTGCACCACATGGTGTGGGAGGTCGTCGACAACGGCGTCGACGAGGCCATGGCCGGCCACGCGACCCGCGTCGACGTCACCCTGCTCGCCGACGGCGGCGTGCAGGTGTGCGACGACGGCCGCGGCATCCCCGTCGCGATGCACGAAACCGGCATCCCCACAGTCGATGTGGTGATGACCCAGCTGCACGCGGGCGGCAAGTTCGACAGCGAGTCCTACCAGGTGTCGGGCGGGCTGCACGGCGTCGGGGTTTCCGTCGTGAACGCGCTGTCCAAGCGCCTGGAGGTCGACATCCACCGCGACGGCCACGAATGGCACCAGCACTACGACCACTCCGTGCCAGCCACCCTGACCCGTGGCAACCCGTCCGCCCGCACCGGCACCACCGTGAGGTTCTGGGCCGATCCCGACGTGTTCGAGACCACCACCTACAGCGCCGAGACCATCGCGCGGCGCCTGCAGGAGATGGCGTTCCTCAACAAGGGACTGATCCTCACGCTCACCGATCAGCGCGACCCCGACCCGCAAACGCGGACGTTTCACCACCCCGGCGGACTGATCGACTACGTCACGCACATCAACCGGGTCAAAGACGCGATCCAGCCCAGCATCATCGCGTTCGACGGTGCGGGGCCGGGGCACGAGGTGGAGATCGCGATGCAGTGGAACGCGGGGTACTCGGAGTCGGTGCACACCTTCGCCAACACCATCAACACGCATGAGGGTGGTACGCACGAGGAGGGTTTCCGTGCGGCGCTGACCAGCGTGGTGAACCGGTATGCCAAGGACAAGAAGCTGCTCAAGGACAAGGATCCCAACCTCACCGGTGATGACATCCGTGAGGGTTTGGCCGCCGTGATCTCGGTGAAGGTGGCCGAACCGCAGTTCGAGGGCCAGACGAAAACCAAACTGGGTAACGCGGCGATCCGCTCGTTTGTGCAGAAGGTGTGCCACGAACAGCTGACCCACTGGTTCGAAGCGAATCCCGTTGAGGCCAAGGTGATCATCACCAAGGTCGCGTCGTCGGCGCAGGCGCGGATCGCGGCGCGTAAGGCGCGTGAGTTGGTGCGGCGCAAGAGCGCGACCGACATCGGTGGGCTGCCGGGCAAGCTGGCCGACTGCCGTTCGACGGATCCGTCGAAGTCCGAGCTGTATGTGGTGGAGGGTGATTCCGCGGGTGGTTCGGCCAAGAGCGGTCGGGATTCGATGTTCCAGGCGATCCTGCCGTTGCGCGGCAAGATCATCAACGTCGAGAAGGCCCGCATCGACCGGGTGCTGAAGAACACCGAGGTGCAGTCGATCATCACCGCGCTGGGCACCGGTATCCACGACGAGTTCGACATCTCCAAGCTGCGGTATCACAAGATCGTGCTGATGGCCGATGCTGATGTGGACGGCCAGCACATCTCGACGCTGCTGTTGACGTTGTTGTTCCGGTTCATGAAGCCGTTGGTGGAAAACGGGCACATCTTCTTGGCGCAGCCGCCGTTGTACAAGCTCAAGTGGCAGCGCAGTGAGCCGGAGTTCGCGTATTCCGATCGTGAGCGTGACGGGCTGTTGGAGGCCGGGCGCGCGGCGGGCAAGAAGATCAACGTCGACGACGGTATCCAGCGCTACAAGGGTCTGGGCGAGATGGACGCCAAGGAGTTGTGGGAGACCACGATGGATCCGTCGGTGCGGGTGCTGCGACAGGTCACCCTCGACGACGCCGCCGCGGCCGACGAACTGTTCTCCATCCTCATGGGCGACGATGTGGAAGCCCGGCGCGGATTTATCACCCGCAACGCCAAGGACATTCGTTTCCTCGACATCTGA